One Natator depressus isolate rNatDep1 chromosome 13, rNatDep2.hap1, whole genome shotgun sequence genomic region harbors:
- the GHRH gene encoding somatoliberin isoform X2, with translation MLHRAIFLLFLHLVMCSISSPLYPALRYNPLPISSKAVSIQLQDGSPVQSNNLSVEEQQQEEEGFLANPAEKRMQRHADAIFTDHYRKVLGQISARKILQTIIGKRLGERSPGEGEHEFLTRRQSESILMDSRYHQQMVLRNFLGAILQNQRPQDVNSEHVEDFTNTLAKLMKL, from the exons ATGCTGCACAGGGCCATCTTCCTCCTGTTCCTCCATTTAGTCATGTGCTCCATCTCTTCTCCTCTCTATCCAGCTCTCAG ATACAATCCACTGCCCATCTCTAGCAAGGCAGTGAGCATTCAGCTACAGGACGGCAGTCCTGTGCAGAGCAACAATCTCTctgtggaggagcagcagcaagaggAGGAGGGTTTTCTAGCCAACCCCGCTGAAAAGAG GATGCAGCGCCATGCTGATGCCATATTCACTGACCACTACCGGAAGGTCCTGGGGCAGATCTCTGCCCGGAAGATCTTACAAACCATTATAGGCAAACGGCTGGG CGAACGCAGCCCAGGAGAAGGGGAGCATGAATTTTTGACCAGACGTCAGTCTGAGAGCATCTTGATGGACAGCCGCTACCACCAGCAGATGGTATTAAGGAATTTCTTGGGAGCCATATTGCAGAATCAAAG GCCTCAGGATGTCAACAGCGAGCATGTAGAGGACTTTACCAACACCCTGGCCAAGCTCATGAAACTGtaa
- the MANBAL gene encoding protein MANBAL, with amino-acid sequence MKEEGASAMAAELDFSPPEVPEPTFMENLLRYGLFFGAIFQLICVLAIILPISKSHKTDSDNFESKSSEVVKKPKVAAPQLSKKPKKETKKKR; translated from the exons ATGAAGGAGGAAGGAGCTTCTGCCATGGCTGCCGAGCTGGATTTCTCTCCCCCTGAAGTCCCAGAGCCCACATTCATGGAGAACCTGCTGCGCTATGGACTCTTTTTTGGAGCCATTTTCCAGCTGATCTGCGTCCTGGCCATAATCCTCCCAATTTCAAAGTCCCATAAGACA GACTCTGACAATTTTGAGTCTAAAAGTTCAGAGGTGGTGAAGAAGCCGAAGGTGGCTGCTCCGCAGCTGAGCAAGAAACCCAAGAAGGAAACCAAGAAGAAGAGATAA
- the GHRH gene encoding somatoliberin isoform X3, which translates to MLHRAIFLLFLHLVMCSISSPLYPALRYNPLPISSKAVSIQLQDGSPVQSNNLSVEEQQQEEEGFLANPAEKRMQRHADAIFTDHYRKVLGQISARKILQTIIGKRLGSERSPGEGEHEFLTRRQSESILMDSRYHQQMVLRNFLGAILQNQRSHSEIMDPAVE; encoded by the exons ATGCTGCACAGGGCCATCTTCCTCCTGTTCCTCCATTTAGTCATGTGCTCCATCTCTTCTCCTCTCTATCCAGCTCTCAG ATACAATCCACTGCCCATCTCTAGCAAGGCAGTGAGCATTCAGCTACAGGACGGCAGTCCTGTGCAGAGCAACAATCTCTctgtggaggagcagcagcaagaggAGGAGGGTTTTCTAGCCAACCCCGCTGAAAAGAG GATGCAGCGCCATGCTGATGCCATATTCACTGACCACTACCGGAAGGTCCTGGGGCAGATCTCTGCCCGGAAGATCTTACAAACCATTATAGGCAAACGGCTGGG CAGCGAACGCAGCCCAGGAGAAGGGGAGCATGAATTTTTGACCAGACGTCAGTCTGAGAGCATCTTGATGGACAGCCGCTACCACCAGCAGATGGTATTAAGGAATTTCTTGGGAGCCATATTGCAGAATCAAAG
- the GHRH gene encoding somatoliberin isoform X1, with amino-acid sequence MLHRAIFLLFLHLVMCSISSPLYPALRYNPLPISSKAVSIQLQDGSPVQSNNLSVEEQQQEEEGFLANPAEKRMQRHADAIFTDHYRKVLGQISARKILQTIIGKRLGSERSPGEGEHEFLTRRQSESILMDSRYHQQMVLRNFLGAILQNQRPQDVNSEHVEDFTNTLAKLMKL; translated from the exons ATGCTGCACAGGGCCATCTTCCTCCTGTTCCTCCATTTAGTCATGTGCTCCATCTCTTCTCCTCTCTATCCAGCTCTCAG ATACAATCCACTGCCCATCTCTAGCAAGGCAGTGAGCATTCAGCTACAGGACGGCAGTCCTGTGCAGAGCAACAATCTCTctgtggaggagcagcagcaagaggAGGAGGGTTTTCTAGCCAACCCCGCTGAAAAGAG GATGCAGCGCCATGCTGATGCCATATTCACTGACCACTACCGGAAGGTCCTGGGGCAGATCTCTGCCCGGAAGATCTTACAAACCATTATAGGCAAACGGCTGGG CAGCGAACGCAGCCCAGGAGAAGGGGAGCATGAATTTTTGACCAGACGTCAGTCTGAGAGCATCTTGATGGACAGCCGCTACCACCAGCAGATGGTATTAAGGAATTTCTTGGGAGCCATATTGCAGAATCAAAG GCCTCAGGATGTCAACAGCGAGCATGTAGAGGACTTTACCAACACCCTGGCCAAGCTCATGAAACTGtaa